A genomic stretch from Candidatus Melainabacteria bacterium includes:
- a CDS encoding DUF1574 domain-containing protein, with the protein MNTEQAIQLQTIWRSKFFWAAILFLCVDLTLVIANPFGKVDPTRLPSPHSWEWWRTQSYLKAPSAPDVVLLGSSLVMIPTPMLDADYLNKTFDCVHHDHSIYMQDQLSGLIGPKKFSCVNLGLPGGMISDDYMVARYLLDGERKPKVVVLGITLRDFIEHHVQYPATSHPYRYFSQFMDVADIVDIAMPQVWQRADYLWGRYFVLWGKRLQMQAIAEETSQKFLSPIQSPQVALNPVTDAERNKTLAAKLKAIAEEGEFVMEPHKLSLYEDNTNEYRSRFRGDKSELFRAESQFLSRLLKLLRDRNIEVLVVNMPLMPANMSVMPPGMYDKYMSVTEKLVAENNCKFLNLNDPARFVISDFRDTAHMNGNGGKKFLDAVDMKIAQDYGLRAALTAPDGHASIAGRDELVR; encoded by the coding sequence ATGAACACAGAGCAAGCAATACAACTGCAGACGATATGGCGCTCGAAATTTTTCTGGGCGGCAATACTTTTTTTGTGTGTCGATCTGACTCTGGTAATTGCCAATCCATTCGGAAAAGTGGACCCGACTCGTCTGCCGTCGCCGCACTCGTGGGAGTGGTGGCGCACGCAATCCTACCTGAAGGCGCCGTCGGCACCAGATGTGGTGCTGTTGGGATCTTCGCTGGTTATGATACCTACGCCGATGCTCGATGCAGATTATCTGAACAAGACTTTCGACTGTGTGCATCACGACCACAGCATCTATATGCAAGACCAGCTCTCAGGCTTGATCGGTCCGAAGAAATTCTCGTGCGTCAATCTGGGGCTGCCGGGCGGAATGATCTCCGACGATTACATGGTGGCTCGGTATCTGCTTGACGGTGAGCGCAAGCCCAAAGTTGTAGTGCTTGGTATTACCTTGCGCGATTTCATCGAGCACCATGTTCAATACCCCGCCACCAGTCATCCATACCGATATTTCAGTCAGTTTATGGACGTAGCGGATATCGTCGATATCGCTATGCCGCAAGTATGGCAGCGCGCAGACTACCTGTGGGGACGATATTTCGTGCTCTGGGGTAAGCGCTTGCAAATGCAAGCCATTGCTGAGGAGACCAGTCAGAAATTCCTTTCCCCAATACAGAGTCCTCAAGTAGCTCTTAATCCGGTCACAGACGCCGAACGCAACAAGACGCTCGCCGCCAAGCTGAAAGCCATTGCCGAGGAAGGCGAATTTGTGATGGAGCCTCATAAACTCTCGCTTTATGAGGATAATACAAACGAGTATCGTTCGAGATTTCGTGGTGACAAGAGTGAGTTGTTTCGTGCTGAGTCGCAATTTTTATCAAGGCTGCTCAAGCTCTTGCGTGATAGGAACATCGAAGTGCTCGTCGTTAATATGCCTCTGATGCCGGCAAACATGTCAGTGATGCCGCCTGGAATGTACGACAAGTACATGTCTGTCACTGAAAAGCTGGTGGCAGAAAACAACTGTAAGTTTTTGAATTTGAATGACCCAGCCAGATTCGTCATCAGTGACTTCAGGGATACCGCGCACATGAACGGAAACGGCGGTAAAAAGTTTCTCGATGCCGTTGATATGAAGATTGCCCAGGATTATGGTTTGCGCGCGGCTCTGACCGCTCCGGACGGTCATGCTTCGATTGCCGGTAGAGATGAGTTGGTTCGTTAA
- a CDS encoding phenylacetate--CoA ligase: MWNSQIESLARADLEQLQLQRLIQTAHRTYERVPFYKKGFDEAGIRPDSIKSLADLKHLPFTRKTDLRENYPFGLFSEPLSGVNRLHCSSGTKGKPTVVGYTKADIENWAEVVARSLAAAGARPGDIIHNSYGYGLFTGGLGVHYGAEKLGATVVPASGGRTQQQILLLQDFKARILCSTPSYALNIAYTLQELNIERDSINLDIGIFGAEPWTEEFRTQIEGLLKIRALDIYGLSEVMGPGVSMECLQGRSGLHIWEDHFLPEIIDPQTGEQLPYGAEGELVFTSLTKEAIPVIRYRTGDISKLNIERCACGRTMVRMARVKARLDDMLIIRGVNLYPSEIEKVLMQIDELAPHYQLVLERKKALDTLEVQVEITEHLLQRFGKFEDGQVELSSLTEKIQALLKDGMGLTADVTLLKPKSIARSEGKAVRVIDRRKENN, encoded by the coding sequence ATGTGGAATAGTCAGATTGAGAGTCTGGCCAGAGCCGACCTCGAGCAGTTGCAACTACAGCGACTGATTCAGACGGCTCATCGCACTTACGAACGCGTGCCCTTTTACAAAAAAGGTTTCGATGAGGCCGGCATACGACCAGATTCAATCAAGTCGCTTGCCGACCTCAAACATCTGCCTTTTACGCGCAAAACCGACCTGCGCGAGAATTATCCGTTCGGGCTATTTTCAGAACCTCTAAGCGGCGTCAACCGGCTGCACTGCTCATCGGGCACTAAAGGCAAGCCGACAGTCGTTGGCTATACAAAAGCCGACATCGAGAATTGGGCAGAGGTTGTAGCTCGCTCGCTTGCTGCTGCCGGCGCCCGCCCGGGCGATATCATTCACAACAGCTATGGATACGGACTTTTCACCGGTGGACTCGGAGTGCACTATGGCGCCGAGAAATTGGGGGCGACTGTTGTCCCCGCATCTGGTGGCAGAACCCAACAGCAGATTTTGCTGCTGCAAGATTTCAAAGCAAGAATTCTGTGCTCGACACCTTCCTACGCTCTCAATATAGCCTACACGCTGCAGGAGCTTAACATCGAACGAGATTCCATCAACCTTGATATTGGAATCTTCGGCGCCGAACCGTGGACCGAAGAGTTCAGAACTCAGATTGAAGGTCTGCTAAAAATTCGAGCTCTCGATATTTATGGACTGAGTGAAGTTATGGGTCCGGGAGTATCAATGGAGTGCCTGCAGGGCAGAAGTGGATTGCACATCTGGGAAGACCATTTCTTGCCGGAGATTATCGATCCCCAAACAGGCGAACAACTGCCTTACGGCGCGGAAGGTGAACTCGTCTTCACCTCGCTGACCAAAGAAGCAATTCCAGTGATTCGTTATCGCACAGGCGATATCTCGAAACTGAACATCGAGCGCTGTGCTTGCGGACGCACAATGGTGCGAATGGCTCGCGTCAAAGCCCGTCTTGACGACATGCTGATCATTCGCGGCGTTAATCTCTATCCATCCGAAATTGAGAAAGTACTGATGCAGATAGACGAGCTGGCACCACACTATCAGCTCGTTCTCGAACGCAAAAAGGCACTGGACACGCTGGAAGTGCAGGTGGAAATTACTGAGCACTTGTTGCAGCGTTTCGGCAAGTTCGAAGATGGTCAGGTTGAACTTTCCTCGCTCACTGAAAAAATTCAAGCATTACTGAAAGACGGAATGGGTCTGACAGCAGATGTCACCCTTCTGAAACCGAAGTCGATTGCGCGCAGCGAGGGCAAAGCCGTTCGCGTTATCGACCGAAGAAAAGAGAATAACTAG